The sequence GTCTCACCCGGGCCCGTAATTGCGGCGACAGTCTCGTCGTCGCGATCAACACTGACGAATCGGTGAAGAGATTGAAGGGGCCTGCCCGTCCCGTTCGACACGGAGCCGATCGGGCGTATGTGCTGGCTGGGCTCGAGGCGGTTGACGTAGTGGTGATGTTCGACGAGGATACTCCCCTCGAACTCATTCTTGCCCTGCGGCCTGATGTGATCGCGAAAGGTGGCGACTACACCCAGGCCGGTGTCGTTGGCGCCCGCGAGATAAAGGAATGGGGAGGAGAAGTCGTCATCGTGCCGCTTACGCCGGGCCAGTCAACCACATCGATCATCGAGAAACTGAGTGCCAGAGAATAGACAAATTCGAACGGAGCGGGCGAACTCGGAGTTGCGTTTGATATCACTCGAGCGTGAATCTGCACCTTACGCCGAGGGTTCGTGCCTCAGCTCATTCGGGTCGACGCGGGTGTTGTGTACTGCGTCGGTGGAGGCCGGCGTGCCCGGGTGGCGGCGGGGCAGCGGCAACGGCTGGCTCACCGCTGAGTATGCGATGTTGCCGCGAGCCACAAAGACGCGTTCCGAGCGCGAGCGAAAACAGCTCGGCGGACGGACGCAGGAGATTCAGCGACTGATTGGCCGAAGCGTGCGGGCCATGCTCGACGATTTCAGTTTTGGTGAGTTCACGGTGAAACTCGACTGCGATGTGCTCGTCGCGGACGGGGGAACGAGGACGGCGGCAATCACGGGCGCAGCCGTTGCAATCGTGGATGCCTTCGACTGGATGGTCGCGGCTGGAAACATTCCTTCCTCGCCGGTGCGTCGGCGTGTCGCCGCAATAAGCGTGGGAATTGTCGATGGCGAAGCGAGGCTCGATCTCGATTACCCGGAAGACGTACGGGCGGAGGTCGACATGAACGTCGTGATGAGCTCGACAGGCCAGTTCGTTGAGGTGCAGGGAACCGGAGAGCACGGGACGTTCGACCGCGGGCAATTGAACGGTCTGCTCGATCTTGCAGTTGCCGGCATCGTGAAACTGGACGAATTGCAGCAGGCGGCGCTTGGGCGTTGACCGACTGCTGCTGCTCGCCACGCGCAACGCCGGCAAGCTGGACGAACTGAACGGGCTTTTCAGAGGGTTTGCTCTGGCAACGATTGGTCTCGACGCGGCGGGGTTGCCTTACCACGACGACGAAGAGAATATCGAGGCCTTCGGTACACTGCGTGAGAACGCTATTGCCAAGGCCGGCCATTTTCATCGGCTGAGCGGTCTTCCGACGATTGCGGATGATTCTGGTCTTGCGGTCGACATACTGAATGGCGCCCCGGGTGTGCACAGCCGTCGCTACTCAGGGAGAGATGACCTGAGCGGGCAGGATCTCGACGACGCCAACAACCGGAAGCTGCTGCTTGCGCTGTGTGACACGCTGCATCCGGCCGCGAGTTTTGTCTGCGCGGGAGCCTATGTCGGGGACGGGTTCGAGTGGGTTGAAGAGGGGATCGCCCGTGGGGAAATTCTGCGCGCTCCACGGGGCGAAAACGGATTTGGGTACGACCCATATTTTCTGTCGAGCGACCTGGCTAAGACTTTCGGCGAAGCGGCGGCGGAAGAAAAATCGCTTGTGAGCCACCGCGGGCGGGCGTTCAGCGCGCTCGTGGCTCTGTTGCGCGAGCGCGGCCGCATTCGGTAGTTTGCTTCTTCTTTCGGGGCGTAGCGTAGCCCGGTATCGCGCCTGCTTTGGGAGCAGGAGGTCCCCGGTTCAAATCCGGGCGCCCCGACTTAAGCCGCGACATTGCCTGCGCCAGTAGCTCAGTTGGATAGAGCAACAGCCTTCTAAGCTGTGGGTCGGGGGTTCGATTCCCTCCTGGCGCACCATCGTGCAACAAGCTTTCGCACCGTTAGCTCAATTGGCAGAGCAAGCGACTCTTAATCGCTAGGTTGTAGGTTCGATTCCTACACGGTGCATTGCTCAAATCTTCGCGAGGCCCGGCGTCACGTCGGGCCTTTCGCGTCCCCCCTGCAATGCCAATTCCAGAGAACCACGCGTCGTCCCTCGCAATAACTGGCAGAGCCACAACGATCCCGGAAATCTCGGTAGTTGTCGCGACGAGCGAAGCGGCGAGATCGGTCCAGGATTGCCTGCACTCCATCATGGCCAGTATTGCCGGCCTCGACGCGGAGCTGATTGTCGCCGACGGTTCGAGTGACGAAACCGCTTCTCTCGTCCAATTGCATTTTGCTGAGGCCACGCTGATTCGCATGGCCCCGGGCACCCTCACGCCACGCCTGTGGGGGGCGGGGTTAGCCAAAGCCCGTGGAAAACTGGTGGCCTTTACCACCGGGCATTCAACCGTCCCGCACGACTGGTGCCGCGCCCTTAGCGCTGCGCTCACACCGGCTGCAACCGGTAGCGAACATCCTACTACGCCAGGTGTGGGCGGTGCCGGAGGTGCGCTCGCGCTGGCTGCCGGCACATCGGTCATCGATGCCGCCATTTACTTCCTCCGCTACTCCGCGTTCCTTCCAGGCGGCGGGGGATCGCCCCGCCCCGTAGCTGAAATTGCCGGTGACAACGCCATGTATCGAGGCGACGATTTGCGCAGGCACATTGCCACCTTCGCCGACGGGTTCTGGGAAGTGCCGTTTCACCAGATTCTCCGCAAGGAAGGGCACACTCTGATGATGATCCCTGCCGCAACAGCCGAATTCGGCCGTTCATTCACCCTTGGCGCCATTTCCGCCCAGAGATTTGCCCATGGGCGTCATTTTGGA is a genomic window of Gemmatimonadaceae bacterium containing:
- a CDS encoding D-glycero-beta-D-manno-heptose 1-phosphate adenylyltransferase, whose product is LTRARNCGDSLVVAINTDESVKRLKGPARPVRHGADRAYVLAGLEAVDVVVMFDEDTPLELILALRPDVIAKGGDYTQAGVVGAREIKEWGGEVVIVPLTPGQSTTSIIEKLSARE
- the rph gene encoding ribonuclease PH codes for the protein MPENRQIRTERANSELRLISLERESAPYAEGSCLSSFGSTRVLCTASVEAGVPGWRRGSGNGWLTAEYAMLPRATKTRSERERKQLGGRTQEIQRLIGRSVRAMLDDFSFGEFTVKLDCDVLVADGGTRTAAITGAAVAIVDAFDWMVAAGNIPSSPVRRRVAAISVGIVDGEARLDLDYPEDVRAEVDMNVVMSSTGQFVEVQGTGEHGTFDRGQLNGLLDLAVAGIVKLDELQQAALGR
- a CDS encoding non-canonical purine NTP pyrophosphatase, with amino-acid sequence MGVDRLLLLATRNAGKLDELNGLFRGFALATIGLDAAGLPYHDDEENIEAFGTLRENAIAKAGHFHRLSGLPTIADDSGLAVDILNGAPGVHSRRYSGRDDLSGQDLDDANNRKLLLALCDTLHPAASFVCAGAYVGDGFEWVEEGIARGEILRAPRGENGFGYDPYFLSSDLAKTFGEAAAEEKSLVSHRGRAFSALVALLRERGRIR
- a CDS encoding glycosyltransferase codes for the protein MPIPENHASSLAITGRATTIPEISVVVATSEAARSVQDCLHSIMASIAGLDAELIVADGSSDETASLVQLHFAEATLIRMAPGTLTPRLWGAGLAKARGKLVAFTTGHSTVPHDWCRALSAALTPAATGSEHPTTPGVGGAGGALALAAGTSVIDAAIYFLRYSAFLPGGGGSPRPVAEIAGDNAMYRGDDLRRHIATFADGFWEVPFHQILRKEGHTLMMIPAATAEFGRSFTLGAISAQRFAHGRHFGKWRSSVGGVGRARIIGASPVVPFVLLARIARRVMNTRLAAGDQTAAGLPRESVARFVAASPLILWLGACWAMGEARGAWEA